ATCATTTTCAGTCATTAATCATTGGACACCTTGTTCATTATGCTGGTATCAGCGAATTTTTATGTACCCAATCGTATTTATAATAGGAATCGCTTTTTATAAAAATAAAATAAAAGATGTTATTTATGTTTTACCCTTATCACTAATAGGTATGTGTATTTCAATCTATCATATTTTAATTCAAAAAGTTCCTGCACTTAAGGAAACAGCAACACAGTGTGGTCCGGTCCCTTGTACTGGGGATTATTTAAATTGGTTTGGATTCATTACAATTCCAATGCTGGCATTTGTTGCGTTCCTAATTATTAACATTTGCTGTATAACTCTTTTACGAAAAACAAATTAAAATAATTCAAGCTGCTCGGTAGAAGATGGTCCAAATTCAATACCTAGCAGCTTCATTAATTGTTTAGCATTATCCGCTGCATCTCCACCAGAGTTATTATTAAATAGTATACAAATTTCTTTTGTGTTTTTTGATAACTGTTCAATTCTTTCTACCCATTCGTATAATTCTTCTTCATTATATCGGTATAAATAACGTACTTCACGCCAATTTTCTTGCCCATTGTGATTCCATCCATATATATTTCGGCCATGGAAACGGATTAAAGTTAAATTTGGATTCGTAGGATGTAATACAATTGGTATGCTTCCATTACCTGCTTGTGGCTCATCACAAATTGAATGAATCCATCCTTCATCCTCCATAAACTTCAACGTTTGCTCATAAAACATAGGATAAAACCATGTCTGATTACGAAATTCTAAAATTGCAGGAAGACCTTTAAGTTTACTTTTTAAAGTTCTTAATAATTCAACATTTTCTTTTTTACAATTAAACCATGGTGGAAACTGAAATAATATTCCTTTTAATTTATTCGCTTCAATTAAAGGCTGGATTGATTCCAAAAATGGCGTCAACAGTAAAATTTGTTCCTCTTTAGAATAATTTTGCCTTGAATGGCCAGTGATTCCGCCATACGCTTTAACGATAAATGCAAAGTCAGCCGTTGTTTGATTTACCCATTTTTGATAATTTGATTGTGGCATAATACTATAATAGGAAGAATCAATTTCAACAATTGGAAAATGCATGCAATATTGTCTCAATTTTTTTGAAGAGTGTATCCGATCAGGGTATAAACTATCATGATCGCCCCACCCAGTAACTCCAATTTTTATTTCCATACTTCTCTCCCATTAGTTCTTTCACTACTAATTAATTATTTCTAATTTTCATTAAAATAAACGAATTAGTTTGATATAATGACTACAGTATAATCTTATTTTAGTAGAAATTGGAGTATAGTGTAAATGATTAACGAGACAGTACAAGAATTAAAAAATAAAATAACCGAGCTTGAAGAAAAAGTAAAAACGTATGAAACAATTTTAAATACAATAACTTCCGGATCTATATTTTCAAATGAAACTCGTGAATTATCAAATTCGAATCATTTAACTAGAAATACAAGTTTATGTAATACAAATAATGAAACACTTCCATTACATACTAAATTCTCTAACTTTTTATCTAATAGTCGCAGAACTTTGCAATCGATCTACGATGCTTTACCGCATCACATAGTATTTATCGATAAAGATGGGATCATTACGCTATATAACCAACAAGTTGCGATTGATTTTAGAATTACTAAATACGAATTAATCGGTCGGCATATTAGAAATTTATTAAAAATAGACGATAAAGACATTTGTTTACTACAAACACTTTATTCAGGTGAAGAATTTTATAATAAAGAAATTTTAAATATTAACTATGGGATTATCAATACCCGTATCATCCGTGATATAAATGGAGAAATTTCAAGAGTAATTGGTGTTTTTCATAATTTAAACGATGCAAGGGATTCTGAAAAACTAGCAATGTCAGGTAGAATTGCTGCGGGTATTGCACATGAAGTCCGCAATCCACTTACAACTGTTAGAGGTTATTTACAATTCTTGCAAGAAGAAGCTCCACCTCAATATAAACAATTGTTTAAAGATTTATTGATTCCAGAATTAGATAGAGCAAATGGAATCATTACTGACTTTTTATCTATTACAAAGAATGCGAACTATAAACCAGAGCCTATTAATATTAATGATTTTTTATCGAACCACATAAAACAACTATTATTTAGCGAGACTGTTTTAAATAATGTTACTATTGAATACTATCTATCTGAGGATTTAAAAGGAGCACATATTTTCTTTGATAAAAACCAACTTGTACAAGTAATTTTAAATTTATTTCATAATGCATTGGATGCTAAAAAAGAAGGTCTGCTTACAATTATCATTGCAACTTATATTGATAAGGATTTTATTTATATTGCATTAAAAGATGATGGATCAGGAATTCCACCTTCAGATTTACCATATATATTTGATCCGTTCTTCTCAACTAAAGATGACGGTACTGGACTAGGTTTATCTCTAACTAAAAAACTGATTCAAAATCATAACGGTACCATATCTGCAATAAGCGATACTAATGGAACTACTTTTACAATTACATTACCAATTAAATAGATTTATCCATAAAAAAGACCAAAACATCAAAGTTTTGGTCTAATTTATTAAACAGATAAGATGATTTTTCCAGTTGATTTTCTACTTTCTAATAGATCATGAGCAAGCTTACCATCTTTTAAAGGAAACACAGTAGGTTTTTGTACGATTAATTGTTTAGTTGCAATCCAATTAAATAGCTCATTACTTCTACGTAGTCTCTCTTCTTTTGAAATTAATACATTCCACAAGTCTCCACCAGTTAGTGTTTTTGAAGTATCCATTAACATTCTTGGATCAATATGAACTGGATCCCCTCCAGCCATTCCATAAAATACAACTGTACCGTGAACTTTTGTTGCTTCAAAGCTATCCATTATTGTAGATCCTACTGATTCATATACAACATCTACACCATTTTTTTCTTTTGTGAACTCTTTTATTTGTGAAACCCAATTTTCAGTATATAAAAATACTTCTTTCGCACCGATTGATAAAGCTTTTTCCCTTTTTTCTTGTGATGAAGTTAATCCGATTACCTCTCCACCTTTTAAAAGAATCATTTGAGTCAATAATTGACCAACACCACCTGCTACTGCATGAACAAGTGCAACATCACCTGATTTTATTTTATAACTATCATTAATTAAATAATGAGCAGTTAAACCTTGTAGCATAATAGACGCAGCAATTTCAAAATTAATTTCATCTGGAATTGGTACAATATGTGATTCCTTTGCAGCAACATACTCTGCGTTCGAAAAAGGAACATCTGCAAACGCTACGCGATCTCCTATTTTATAGTCCGTTACTTCAGAACCGACTTCAGAAATAACACCTGAGCCTTCATACCCTAAAATGTACGGAGGATCCCCTGCTAAATGATAATTTCCTTTACGACGATAAATATCTGCAAAATTAACACCTACAGCCTTCATTTCAACTAATACTTCATCATTTGAAATTTTAGGTGTTGCTATTTCTTCGTATTTCAATACGTCTGATTGACCAAATTCTCTAAAAACAAGTGCTTTCATTTACATACTTCCTTACATTTAAAATTCAAACACAAAATCCTCATCTGTTAATTTTTCCACTGTGACTGCTTTTACATACCCATTACCTTTAACAGAGAAGAAATCATGATTTTTTGTATCTGTTTTTAAACCATTTAAAACAATTGGATTAATATCTTCTTCATCAAAATAATAATCAAAACCTAAGTTCATTAACGCTTTGTTTGCATTATATCGAATAAACTTATTAACTTCATCTACTAAACCTATTGAAGAATAAATTTCTTCTGTATATTGTAACTCAATTTCATATAATTGAACTAATAATGACATTGTTTCATTGTAAAGTCGAGTTTTTTGTTCATCAGTAAATTGGTCATAAATTTGTTGCGCTAATATTCCTACAAATACACCATGTATACTTTCATCTCGTAAAATTAGATTAATAATCTCACCACTAGCAGTCATTTTACCTTGACCGGCTAAGTATAATGGGAAGAAAAATCCACTATAAAATAAGTAACTTTCTAAAAATACACTTGCAACCATTGCCATGTATAACTCTTCATCCGAAACATTACGCTTTAATAAATTTAAATAATAAGAGGAAATTAATTCCGATTTTTTAGTTAAAATCGGATGCTCGTCCACCCATTTAAACAAATCTTCAATTTCATCTTCTGTAGCTAGAGTTGTAAAAATATGCGAATAGCTTTTTGCATGTACTTCTTCCATCGCACCCATGAATGCTAGTACACTTTTTGCTTGTAAATTTTTAAGATGAACTAAGATTAAAGGCATACCTTCTCCGCCTTGCTTAGTATCTAATAAGGTTAGACCACCTAAAACCTTTTTAAATGCTGATTGTTCCTCTTTTGATAATGTATTCCAAGTATTTTTATCAGATGAAACGACAATTTCTTCTTCAGTCCAAAACTGCGATAGATTTTGTTTCCAAAATACTAAACTAAAATCATCTTCTTTTTTATTCCAGTTAACAGCTTTCATTCATATTTCCCCCTAATCATAAAGAAAGCTCGATCATATAGAACAATAGCATAAATCATTCTATATTCGAGCTTTTCATTTTAGATCATTAAGTAATTTCATTTAGATTTCAAACTAGATGATTGAACTCTTTATATACTAAAGTCCAATGCTACCTTTTATACTGAGCAACTAATACATTCTTCAACACTTAATTTACGAGTACGTGTGTAATATAAACTCTTTAATCCTTTTTTATTAGCATAAATATAATATCTAGCAAGCTCTCGCGTTGAGATATCACTGTTTACATAAAGGATTGTACTAATTCCTTGATCGACGTGCTGCTGAATTTCGGCAATTAAGTCAATTAATTTAAATTGGTTAATATCATAAGCTGATTTATAATACCAGAAACTATTTTTTGATAAATATGGCATTGGATAATAAGTTGTTGAATTAGCGTAAGTTCTAGATTCTATAACATTTACAATCGGCATAACCGATGAAGTAGCATTTTGAATGTAACTAATCGATTGTGTAGGCGCGATTGCTAAACGATAGCTGTTATATAAACCATACGCTTGTACTTGCTTACTTAATGTAACCCAGTCAAATTCATTTGGGATATAGATTCCATTAAATAATTCCTTTACCTTATCTGTTTTAGGTTCAAATGATTTTAAAGTATACTTTTCAAAATAAGTACCTTTAGCGTATTCACTCTTTTCAAAATCCTTAAACGTTTTACCAGTTTCTTTAGCGATTAGCATACTTTTTTCAATAGAATAAAAGTTTACCATCATAAAGAATGTGTTCACAAAATCTTTAGCCTC
This genomic interval from Gottfriedia acidiceleris contains the following:
- a CDS encoding quinone oxidoreductase family protein — translated: MKALVFREFGQSDVLKYEEIATPKISNDEVLVEMKAVGVNFADIYRRKGNYHLAGDPPYILGYEGSGVISEVGSEVTDYKIGDRVAFADVPFSNAEYVAAKESHIVPIPDEINFEIAASIMLQGLTAHYLINDSYKIKSGDVALVHAVAGGVGQLLTQMILLKGGEVIGLTSSQEKREKALSIGAKEVFLYTENWVSQIKEFTKEKNGVDVVYESVGSTIMDSFEATKVHGTVVFYGMAGGDPVHIDPRMLMDTSKTLTGGDLWNVLISKEERLRRSNELFNWIATKQLIVQKPTVFPLKDGKLAHDLLESRKSTGKIILSV
- a CDS encoding two-component system sensor histidine kinase NtrB, with protein sequence MINETVQELKNKITELEEKVKTYETILNTITSGSIFSNETRELSNSNHLTRNTSLCNTNNETLPLHTKFSNFLSNSRRTLQSIYDALPHHIVFIDKDGIITLYNQQVAIDFRITKYELIGRHIRNLLKIDDKDICLLQTLYSGEEFYNKEILNINYGIINTRIIRDINGEISRVIGVFHNLNDARDSEKLAMSGRIAAGIAHEVRNPLTTVRGYLQFLQEEAPPQYKQLFKDLLIPELDRANGIITDFLSITKNANYKPEPININDFLSNHIKQLLFSETVLNNVTIEYYLSEDLKGAHIFFDKNQLVQVILNLFHNALDAKKEGLLTIIIATYIDKDFIYIALKDDGSGIPPSDLPYIFDPFFSTKDDGTGLGLSLTKKLIQNHNGTISAISDTNGTTFTITLPIK
- a CDS encoding disulfide oxidoreductase, coding for MKKQQSILFFTWVVSIIATLGSLSFSVINHWTPCSLCWYQRIFMYPIVFIIGIAFYKNKIKDVIYVLPLSLIGMCISIYHILIQKVPALKETATQCGPVPCTGDYLNWFGFITIPMLAFVAFLIINICCITLLRKTN
- the nrdF gene encoding class 1b ribonucleoside-diphosphate reductase subunit beta, whose translation is MKAVNWNKKEDDFSLVFWKQNLSQFWTEEEIVVSSDKNTWNTLSKEEQSAFKKVLGGLTLLDTKQGGEGMPLILVHLKNLQAKSVLAFMGAMEEVHAKSYSHIFTTLATEDEIEDLFKWVDEHPILTKKSELISSYYLNLLKRNVSDEELYMAMVASVFLESYLFYSGFFFPLYLAGQGKMTASGEIINLILRDESIHGVFVGILAQQIYDQFTDEQKTRLYNETMSLLVQLYEIELQYTEEIYSSIGLVDEVNKFIRYNANKALMNLGFDYYFDEEDINPIVLNGLKTDTKNHDFFSVKGNGYVKAVTVEKLTDEDFVFEF
- a CDS encoding DUF72 domain-containing protein — encoded protein: MEIKIGVTGWGDHDSLYPDRIHSSKKLRQYCMHFPIVEIDSSYYSIMPQSNYQKWVNQTTADFAFIVKAYGGITGHSRQNYSKEEQILLLTPFLESIQPLIEANKLKGILFQFPPWFNCKKENVELLRTLKSKLKGLPAILEFRNQTWFYPMFYEQTLKFMEDEGWIHSICDEPQAGNGSIPIVLHPTNPNLTLIRFHGRNIYGWNHNGQENWREVRYLYRYNEEELYEWVERIEQLSKNTKEICILFNNNSGGDAADNAKQLMKLLGIEFGPSSTEQLELF